ACACGATCAACACGATGGTGGATCAGTTGAACTCGTTCGCATCGGAAGTGACTCGGGTTGCAAAGGAAGTAGGTACGGAAGGGAAACTCGGCGGACAAGCGGATGTGCGCGGTGTTGCGGGAACTTGGAAGGACTTAACGGATTCGGTAAACTCGATGGCCTCGAACTTAACGGGTCAGGTGCGTAACATCGCGGACGTAACGACTGCGGTGGCGCGAGGCGACTTGTCTAAGAAAATCACCGTGGATGTTAAGGGAGAAATATTAGAACTTAAGAATACGATCAACACGATGGTGGATCAATTGAACTCGTTCGCATCGGAAGTAACTCGGGTGGCGCGAGAAGTGGGAACGGAAGGAAAACTCGGCGGTCAAGCGGATGTGCGCGGTGTTGCGGGAACTTGGAAGGACTTAACGGATTCGGTGAACTCGATGGCTTCGAACTTAACGGGTCAGGTGCGTAACATCGCGGACGTAACGACCGCGGTGGCGCGAGGAGACTTGTCCAAGAAGATCACCGTGGACGTTAAGGGCGAGATCCTCGAGTTGAAAAACACGATCAACACGATGGTGGATCAGTTGAACTCGTTCGCATCGGAAGTGACTCGGGTTGCAAAGGAAGTAGGTACGGAAGGGATCCTCGGCGGACAAGCGGATGTGCGCGGTGTTGCGGGAACTTGGAAAGACTTAACGGATTCCGTAAACTTCATGGCAAACAACCTCACGACTCAGGTGCGGGGGATCGCGAAGATCGTGACCTCGGTCGCAAACGGGGACTTGAAAAAGAAACTCTACTTGGAAGCGAAGGGAGAAATCGCCGAACTTTCGGATACGATCAACGACATGATCGACACCTTAGGGCTGTTTGGTGATCAGGTGACCACGGTGGCAAGAGAGGTGGGAATCGAAGGAAAACTCGGCGGACAAGCGAGCGTGCCCGGAGCGGCCGGTCTTTGGAGAGACCTTACGGATAACGTGAACCAGCTCGCAAGTAACCTGACGTCTCAGGTGAGAGCGATCGCGGAAGTGGCGACCGGTGTGACCAAAGGGGACCTTTCCCGAACCGTAATGGTAAAGGCGGCCGGAGAGGTTGCGGCCTTATCGGATAACATCAACGAGATGATCCGCAACTTGAGAGAGACGACTCGGATCAACACCGAACAAGACTGGCTCAAAACGAACCTCGCCAAGTTCACTCGCTTGCTGCAAGGTCAAAGAAACCTGGTCAACGTCAGCAAGCTGATTCTTTCCGAATTGGCTCCTCTCGTCTCCGCACAACACGGGGCGTTCTTTATCACGGAAACCATCGAGAACGAACCCTCCTTGAAGCTGCTCGTAAGTTACGCCTATCAGGAACGCAAACACGTATCGAACCGATTCCGTCCGGGAGAAGGACTCGTAGGCCAGTGTTTTCTGGAAAAGGAAAGAATCATGCTTACGAACGTACCGACGGATTACATCAAGATCAGTTCGGCTCTCGGAGAAGCGCCTCCGTTGAATATCGTCGTATTACCGGTGTTATTCGAAGGAGAGGTCAAGGCGATCATCGAACTTGCGTCCTTTTCGAACTTCACGCCCATTCACTTGAACTTCGTGGATCAGCTTACGGAAAGTATCGGGATCGTGTTGAATACGATCGCCGCGAGTATGAGAACCGAGGAACTCCTGATTCAATCCCAAACCTTGACGGAAGAACTTCAAGGACGTCAGGAAGAATTGACCAAAACGAACGAACGTCTGGAGGAACAAGCCAAGTCGTTGCAGGATTCAGAAGATCTTCTCAAAAAACAAAGGGAAGAATTGCAGGAAAAGAACGACGAATTGGAAGAGAAAGCGCGCCTTCTCGCAAAGAACAACGACGAGGTGGAACGCAAAAATCAGGAAGTGGAACAGGCGAGACATTCTCTCGAAGAAAAGGCGAGACAACTCGCGCTTACTTCCCGTTATAAGTCCGAGTTTTTGGCGAACATGTCGCATGAACTGAGAACTCCTCTGAACAACATGCTGATTCTTTCCCGATTGTTATACGACAACGAAAACGAAAGTCTGTCTCCGAAACAGATCGAATACGCGAAGACGATTCACAGTTCCGGATACGATCTGCTCCAGTTGATCAACGATATATTAGATCTTTCTAAAATTGAATCCGGTAAGATGACGGTCGATCTGGATGCGATCTCTTTTCGCGAACTCGCGGATTATCTGGAGCGATCCTTTCGCGAAACGGCGAGAAACAAGGAACTCAAGTTCCAAGTGGATCTAAGCGCGGAACTGCCGATACGAATGACGACAGATTTACAGAGACTGCAGCAGATTCTCCGCAACCTTCTTTCCAACGCGTTTAAGTTCACCGAAAAAGGAGGAGTCGATCTGAGAATCGCTCCTGTCGTTTCCGGTTGGGACAGGGAACACAAGATTCTTCAGCAGGCGAAAACCGTGATCGAGTTCTCCGTAACCGATACGGGAATCGGAATTCCTCCCGAAAAACAAGGCCTGATCTTTGAAGCGTTCCGCCAAGCCGACGGAAGTACGAGCCGTAAATACGGAGGAACCGGACTCGGACTTTCGATCAGCAAAGAAATCACGAGGCTGTTAGGCGGAGAATTGCAGTTGATGAGCGAACCTGGAAAAGGAAGCAGATTCGCGTTGTATCTTCCTGCGGAATACATTCCCACCGAGATCAATCTCGAACCGGAGGATCTGAACGAACCGAAGTGGGTGCAGCCTCCGGTGTTGGACGATCGAGGCGGAACCTTCATCCCGAACATCATCGGCACATCGGTGTTAGGCGATGATAATTCCCAAAAACAAAGGGAGATCATCGAGGACGATCGGTCCAACCTCTCGGGCGAAGTCGTTCTCATCATCGAAAAAAACGAAGGTCTCGCAAGGCGATTGTTGAAAAGCGTTCGATCCAACGGATTCAAAGGCATCGTTGCGATGGACGGAAAAACGGGTCTTTCGTTTTTGAAAGGTTATTCCGTTCACGCGGTTCTTCTGGACTTTCATCTGGACGATATGAACGGATGGTTCATCCTCAATTGGCTCAAAAAAGAACCGAAGTTCAGACACGTTCCCGTTCTGATCGTATCGGAGGACGATCAATGGAGAAGAAGTTTAAGAATGGGAGCCTTGGGTCATATCTCCAAACCGCTCGATGAAGGAATCCTGCAAAGCGAATTGAACCGTGTTCGAAAGTTTATACAATCGCACCCGAGACATCTACTGATCGCGGACTCGGATCAAAAACACGGTAAAAAACTTTTGGAGCTGATCGGAAACGGAGACGTAATCGCGAAAGTCGCCGCTTCGAGCCGTGAAGTTTTGGAAAGTCTCCGGAAAGAAACCTTCGAATGTATGATTTCCTCTCTGCAGCTGAAGGATTCCACCGTGTTCGATCTTGTCAAAGAGATCAATCAATCCGGTTTCGATCAGATTCCGATCGTAGTCTATTCCGATACGGCGTTCGGGGACGAGGATCGAATTAAAATTCAAGGTTTAAAGGAGACGAATACGATCAAGGAGGCGGAAACAGTCGCCGCGCTGGTGGAAGAAACCGCGGTCTTTCTGCATAGATCTCAAGAAAGCATTTCACCCAAACAAAGAGCCCTTTTATCGGAGGCTTCCCACAACGATCCTATAT
The window above is part of the Leptospira yasudae genome. Proteins encoded here:
- a CDS encoding hybrid sensor histidine kinase/response regulator; protein product: TINTMVDQLNSFASEVTRVAKEVGTEGKLGGQADVRGVAGTWKDLTDSVNSMASNLTGQVRNIADVTTAVARGDLSKKITVDVKGEILELKNTINTMVDQLNSFASEVTRVAREVGTEGKLGGQADVRGVAGTWKDLTDSVNSMASNLTGQVRNIADVTTAVARGDLSKKITVDVKGEILELKNTINTMVDQLNSFASEVTRVAKEVGTEGILGGQADVRGVAGTWKDLTDSVNFMANNLTTQVRGIAKIVTSVANGDLKKKLYLEAKGEIAELSDTINDMIDTLGLFGDQVTTVAREVGIEGKLGGQASVPGAAGLWRDLTDNVNQLASNLTSQVRAIAEVATGVTKGDLSRTVMVKAAGEVAALSDNINEMIRNLRETTRINTEQDWLKTNLAKFTRLLQGQRNLVNVSKLILSELAPLVSAQHGAFFITETIENEPSLKLLVSYAYQERKHVSNRFRPGEGLVGQCFLEKERIMLTNVPTDYIKISSALGEAPPLNIVVLPVLFEGEVKAIIELASFSNFTPIHLNFVDQLTESIGIVLNTIAASMRTEELLIQSQTLTEELQGRQEELTKTNERLEEQAKSLQDSEDLLKKQREELQEKNDELEEKARLLAKNNDEVERKNQEVEQARHSLEEKARQLALTSRYKSEFLANMSHELRTPLNNMLILSRLLYDNENESLSPKQIEYAKTIHSSGYDLLQLINDILDLSKIESGKMTVDLDAISFRELADYLERSFRETARNKELKFQVDLSAELPIRMTTDLQRLQQILRNLLSNAFKFTEKGGVDLRIAPVVSGWDREHKILQQAKTVIEFSVTDTGIGIPPEKQGLIFEAFRQADGSTSRKYGGTGLGLSISKEITRLLGGELQLMSEPGKGSRFALYLPAEYIPTEINLEPEDLNEPKWVQPPVLDDRGGTFIPNIIGTSVLGDDNSQKQREIIEDDRSNLSGEVVLIIEKNEGLARRLLKSVRSNGFKGIVAMDGKTGLSFLKGYSVHAVLLDFHLDDMNGWFILNWLKKEPKFRHVPVLIVSEDDQWRRSLRMGALGHISKPLDEGILQSELNRVRKFIQSHPRHLLIADSDQKHGKKLLELIGNGDVIAKVAASSREVLESLRKETFECMISSLQLKDSTVFDLVKEINQSGFDQIPIVVYSDTAFGDEDRIKIQGLKETNTIKEAETVAALVEETAVFLHRSQESISPKQRALLSEASHNDPILIGHKVLIVDDDIRNIFALTSILEQHKMKVAFAESARDGIELLKSTSDIEIVIMDVMMPDMDGYEAMKTIRADKQFASLPIIALTAKAMKGDREKCLEAGASDYITKPVDVDQFLSLLRVWLCR